CAAACTGTTCGATTTGATCAAAATCAACGTCGTACACGTTATAGATGTTCTCTTTGTCGAATCCTTAACGATGTACTGACATGTTTTGGAACATCACAAAACGCGAACGAATCTTCGTTCGTATCCGAACTgccgtatatatgtacatatctaTGTATATAACAAAACGTATCGTTCGGTTTCATTCGTTCGTCATCGTCCAGTAAATGTAAACGCGCCTTGATGTGCTCGTTACAGTTCAGATAGTTTGATGAGATTTTCCTCGGCGTCAAGAAACATTGTTTTATCAAGAAAATCTTGTGAAACTTAATATCTATGCAGGATATTAACATTTTGTAATATACAAGTTTTcgtgaatacaatttaaaagtCAAATAACACAGACTTAATATATCAAGAGTACGAATATcgtgtattttaaaattcaaaattttcggttagAAAAAGGGACTCCGCGTCTAATAAGGGTAACCGTAATCGCTCTATGTGTCGATACGGTTAGGTAGAGCCGTTAAGAATATCTCAAGGTCGTTTACATTTTCCTTTAGAAATTAACAAGTAGAAAATAATACGACGCGTTCAAGCACACCATATAATGCGTGACTTACCTGAGAAATTTGCGAAATTCAACAGCGAAGCTGATCCAAACTTTGATACCGAAATCTGTAGTGAGTGATCTAATCGTCATCGGCGGATGAGTAATATGCTCGTAAAAAAGAACGCTACGTTGGTATACAAGAATGAAACTTTGTGtatgaaaattgtcgaagctGAATGAGAAAGATAAAGGTGTTAATTGAACGATCACGGGCTGAAAATGTATATACATGGACAATTAGTCTACTCGCTATAGCGCGCAAACGAACACCAGTCTAAGAACGAGTGTACGGACACGCGAGGcttacgaaggaagaagcgagaGAAGAACGAAataagaggaagaggaggaggttcTACAGGATACTCAGCTGTGAAAAGATATCTAATTAGCTTTGATGTTAATCATTCGTGTTAGACGGCTGCGCAGTTAGCAATAACACATTACACAATGGAATAATTACGATcgacctacctacctacctacataCTGTCTACTGCACTTTGAGGTCGGTGGCTAGAGTGAGCCCCTCCTATGACATTTGTCGTTTAGCAAATCGGACAAGCTCCACCTCGTATCGTGAAGGTGGCGTTACAGTCGAACGATTGccgattcttcaatttttcacgaataaCTCGCGTGCCATTTTCCACAATAATAAATGACGCTTATGAAGATGTTGTGGGCGACCACCCAATGACCTTATTGTATACACAATATGACAATGAAATGTAATGTGCATCGCCGTAGCTCACTTATGTATCATTAATAGCCGTTAGCTCGTAACTGTTGGAATTTCTTGCACGTATAGCGTACTATTAACAAGTAACATTTCAAATGTAATTTTGCTTCTGATGTTGCAcggaatttaaataatattacgtaTTGCTGTGGCTAACACGTGTAATATATCATTAGCGGTCATTGGATCGTAGCTATTGGAATCTCTTGCACGTGTAGTGTATTATTAACAAggcataaaatttcattttgctTTCGATATCGCACGGAATGTAAATAATATACGCAAACAAGTGTCTGTAATTTTTGACAGGATATATTACTCTGTTGAGTGATTATTTTTGAAAGCAGAAATGGTAAAAGTTTTGCATTGCATTATTAATTTACCGTTACGTTCGAGAACGTGACAATTCGTTGATGTACAATGTGCAAGAACAACGTTTGTTAAGTTTTTCTCTTTGTTTCAGTTACGACACGGAAAATGGCATATCTGTAGCAGAACAAGGTGTACCGAAATTTCCTGGACCAAATCAGATCGAATCTGTAAGGGGACAATTTAGTTATACCGCGCCGGATGGTACACCGATTTTGGTAACTTACACTGCCGATGAAAATGGCTTTCAAGCTAACGGTGCCCATTTACCAACGCCACCGCCAATACCAGTAGCGATACAACGTGCTCTAGCTCACAATGCAGCCCATCCTGAGGAGGAAGAACCTTACAACAGATACTAAGAAATATCGTCATTCGTGTCTCGTTTATGGAATACTCATTTCGAGACAAATATAAACGGTACAACAtagacgaatgaaaatttttttttaaatataagttAGTATTTTTGAATAATGTTCATCATTGTTCTGTGTTCAAAATGTTAACCTTTCAAAGTAATAATTAAATACGTCattgttttgtaaaataattttaaagtacGTACCGAAGCGTATGTCTTAAATTTATAAAAGGAGAACAAGAATTATGACTTCTcagttattcttttgaatggtTACAAATGACAAAAAATGTCTATCGTTCGATTATGATCTTGCTTTCTAATACGTTCAAgtataaatgtaattttacgTATTAGAATTGCAAATGATATTCGTAGAAGAAAACGAATTTagaaaattacataaaaatgaatataatcGACGATATTCAAAAATAGACGTTAGGTATTACTTATTATGATAATATGACTGCTTTATTTATTTGTGCATATCTCTCCTTGCAGAATAAGtagtaagaaatttttcaaacaaaaatttaGTTTTATGCCATCGCACGATATAAATGATACAGCATAACTGTAATTAGAATGTTAAAAGATTACAAGAAAATGTAATCAAAGGATAGAATAGCcttaatatttataatcgtgGGAAGTATCGAGTTTTCTTAAATTTACTTAAATTGAATATTGATCGACACGTAGAAATCGATTGGAAATTAAACATCAGAGTGTTAAATTACTCTTCTCTATGTTGTACTGTCAGTTAATTTATTAATCAATGACTGGACCCGTGTTGAAATCCTGCCACAAAGACTAGTGCTTTGCTTTACTGATTCTAATGCGAAGCGCCTACTTTATCGACCGTGCTAGATTTATGTTTTGTGTATTCTCTAATCAATTAGTATTTTCACTTTCCCTATAAATACGGAAAGCAAAGTTTACACTTTTACTTGTTTTAAAACTAAAGACAAACATATAGAGAGAAAGttaagaaagagagaagaaatccGAAAAAGAACGTTCGGATTAGGTATACAAATACCAGTGTGTTTATGTATTACAGTATACTACACTATGTTACTATGCCTATGTTACTAAAATgtataatatgtatgtataaatatataaatatcataACAAGTTGTGCATTCTTATTTTATGTATTAAACTCCTGAAGAATAGTGAGACAACGATGATAAATTATAAACACAAATCAaaaactttaattatttttaaattgtacacCTTTCTAGACTACAAAAGGAACTTTTTAAATCTTTCGTATATTAAAATATGTTTATAGTTGTAACAATCTGCCAACGATATAATTTTGaccagtaaaatatttgtaatgtcTAATTGCCTTGTAGcatttaaaagaattatttttcaattctattcTATACTTGTGGTGGCACTTCTGGAGCCTTCCTTTAAACAAATctgttcgatatttttatcttaGAGTTCACCAGTATTTTTCCGCCATTTGCACTTTGCCTTTTACGAGTATTCTGCATAACGACTGACTTCATAATTATTAGGTATATGAGATAGTGGTGTCATTCTAACgctggaaatttaattaatagaaggaaaagttgaaaagaaatGTGAGGTCATTGGATTCGAACCTCAACCCTTCCACTTACGATGCAGCGAGTCTTCTAGGGATCACAGGTGGTACGATTTATCGTACAAGTTATATCAGTGCTTCTCAAACTTTTCTGACCACTTTCCTATAAACCTCTTTTGTCGATAAAGCCTATTTTTATATCAAAAGTGTAAAATTATGAACTAAAGAGCTATGCAGTTATTTGAATCTACCAACTGATTCCAATATCGGTGACATCGGTTCGCAGACGAAATTTGCATCAATTGTGAACCCAGCATATTTTACCACACCTGATGCGTTTCAAGTCGTGTACATGCAAAGAAGACAAAGTAAAAAGACAAAGAAGACAAGTAGAAGCAAAGTCGTGTTCCAAATCAtcgtgcaaaaatttcgagaaaattatgcAAAACCGTCATGTCACTATTGGTACAAGAGGTTGGTCCTTCTGTGAACCAGAGATCTCACATTGAGAAAGGTTAAATTATACAACCTCGGTTGATGTAGCTGCTCTAGCGATAATTGTAAAGTGTGTGGGGTTGCTGTACAACCTGTCGTGCGGCGTGATCCTGTTGGATGGCAGTACGTCGCTGTCATGAAACCTGGCTTGGTACAAGTTTGATGAACGACAGGTTAGAACGTGTATGGCCGTTCGACGGTCAGTTATAAACGTTCTCTGGTCGATTCCAGCTGCGAAATAGAAGCGTCGAATCGTGAGTACTTCTTCTTACAATGAAGCGCATTATTTCTCAGAAACATTTGGCAAGGTCTATGGGAAAAACGACGTGGAACAAGTCGGTACAACTGTTATGGCATCTCGTCGTGTCGACTCATTGCATGATAAATGGTTTCGACTGTACTCGCAATCCCCTATTCGTATTCACCCAACACACCTACTTCCAAAGTAGTCAAACACAAAGACCTTTGGGCCTTCTAATTGTTCATAAAGAATGCACGTCAGAACGAAATATTCTACAGCGTGTCATTGTTCGATCTCTGGATTCGCTTTACAAAAACGTTCATCGATATCCCGGGTTGATAGTTGTAACGTCCCATTGTCAACAAAGTGAAGATAGAAGGTATCGCTAAATAGTACCGAGTTATGCGATTTTAATAGGTGTGAGATTTTAGGAAGAATAACCGAAGTGCCAATCGGATTAATGCTAATGGTAATCGTAATATCACGTTAAAGGTGAGTCAGTGAAAGCAAATCATCGGTTTCTTGTCCATTGCACAACGACCGACCCATCGACCGACCGCACGAATGTAGGTAAAAGGATTTCAACGCATCCCACGCATCATATTGCCGACCTTATAATTCATAACTAAAATTTGTCACTTTTCAAAAATTCAGACCAAAGAACCTGCGATTGTAAATAGTATTTCAAACGATCAAAATACCTTTAAATTTGTATATACTTGCAATAGTGtaggtaaaataattgaaaaaaaagaatcccTTATCAGTATGTGCATCgtattattttttgtaaaaaacaaTAAAACATCTGTCCAAAATACTATTTTGCGTTTTCATTCATTCTCAAGATAACATTAAAGGGTTGAAGCTGTGGAGAATACATTCATcccttaaatttaaattactgcTGTTAAGAAAAGTTTTTGtaactattaaaatatatacaatactaTATAACATATTCGgtctttaaaaaaaagtatatttaaagCTTGAATACCTCGTGTGAGATATTCCCAGTTACATAGTGTAGAGAAAAACATAGTACATAAAAcaatataaataaaagtaaataacaGATTTGTAATTTTTGGcaacaaataattttaaaacaaacaaGTACAAGTTGAtaaaagttatttcattttgtTACTACGAAGAATAAAGTCGGGAGAATCTGCTCATTAAGGTCAATGATTTCAGCGTAATATTCCGTCGT
This window of the Ptiloglossa arizonensis isolate GNS036 chromosome 5, iyPtiAriz1_principal, whole genome shotgun sequence genome carries:
- the LOC143146524 gene encoding endocuticle structural glycoprotein SgAbd-1 — its product is MKILIILFGFTAMACAQTNRYVYNPDYYGRRFAILRQSQDSSPDGSYSYSYDTENGISVAEQGVPKFPGPNQIESVRGQFSYTAPDGTPILVTYTADENGFQANGAHLPTPPPIPVAIQRALAHNAAHPEEEEPYNRY